A segment of the Salvelinus namaycush isolate Seneca chromosome 3, SaNama_1.0, whole genome shotgun sequence genome:
ataaaactatattgaaaaaacatactttacgatgatattgtcacatgtatcaaataaaatcaaagccggagatattagtcgtccataacgacagcttatcagaaggcaaatccaggtcccttcacgcgctctccagaaaacaggaaactggtgacacgtcatgccgaaagctattattcgaccccagatcaagttacacactccatttcttctctcactgcctgtcgacatctagtggaagacgtatgaagtgcatctatactaataaatatcaaagacattaataggcaggccctagaacagtgcatcgatttcagattttccacttcctgtcaggaagtttgctgcaaaaggagttctgtttaactcacagatataattcaaacggttttagaaactagagagtgttttctatccaatagtaataataatatgcatattgtacgagcaagaattgagtacgaggccgtttaaattgggcacgattttcccccaaagtgaaaacagcgccctctgtcctcaacaggtttaaaCTCAGAACACTTAACAAcacaataaacgatgtgaacaaacgaaacagtaccgtgtggtgacaaacactgacacggaagacaaacgcccacaaaccaaaagacaaaacaggctacctaaatatggttcccaatctgggacaacgattgacagctgcctctgattgagaaccatatcaggccaaacacagaaaaccaacacagaaatagaaaacatagattacccacccaactcacgccctgaccaactaaaacaaaagacaaaacacaggaactaaggtcagaacgtgacagtaggtgtgtccaaacttttgactggtactgtatattttcagagtagcttccccaacactgctgACCTGTgaccaaatgttttttttttaatgtatgtcACAGAACCAGAGTATCCAATAAAAGTATCCGAAGCACAGGGTCTGATAAATACATTTGGAATTGAActgttttagtttttgctttGAGTCATTTCATTTTAGTTGGCTAGACATTACAACATCATGTAGGCTAATTTATCTGTATTGAGTTCTATGTTAAACCTACAAGCCTATACACTACAGTATCAATGTGCTTTACGTGACACCACTCAATTCTTGGTTGGCCTTTATGAAAATTCAAAATAATCACATTCTCCATGCAAGAATTACCTCAACCACACAAAGATGGCGCCGTACTGTATGGTTGCCGTCTTTGCTATTTTGTGATTATTTTTCCTTGTTTTATAGTAAGCCTACTACttatattgattactgcattgttgggaaagagttTGCAAGAAAGACATTTAACTGTtcttgtgcacgtgacaataaaACTTGACATTTGAACTAGATTATAACAGTTTAGAACTCCTCCCCCTACCTCTTGAACGTCACCTGTGTACGCGCCCAACACCTACAGGTAAAGGTGTATGCTACGGAGAAGTGCGGGGGAAGGAACAATTAACGGTTGGGAAAATTCCGGTTACCGCTGCTATGGCCGAGTCTCAGCTTCTGTGCATGGACGAAGATCATGTCAACGAAAAGATACCCGAATCCAAAGCAGAGTTCTACTACTGCGAGGAGCAGCGAGCCGCGCTCGAGCAACTATTGAAGAACGGTGATGGCGCGTTCAAGATGCGACTGAAAGAGGACAACGTCAGAGACTTTCTATCCGCCCGCGAGATTAAATGGATTCGAAAAACTTTTGATGAATATGATTCGGATAGTGAGTCCGAGAAGGGCGAATACGAAAAGGCTCAGGACTCCAATGCAGACTCGGGGGTCCACTCCACATACTGGCCTCAGATGTCGGACACGGATGTACCGCCGCTTGACATCGGCTGGCCAGGCAGCACTAGTTTTTATAAAGGTGTTACGCGAGTATCCGTGCACACGCACCCACCCAAAAACAAGGGGCCCCATATAAAAGAGGTTGTCAGGAGACTCATTCAAGAATCTAACAAGGTAATTCCAGTTCTAATATAAATTGATAACGGCATATTACACGTGAATAACGTAGTTTACATAAATTCTTCTTTGCCCTAAATTATTGAGTGAGGCCCTCACATTGTTCTCCCTCATTCTTTGTAGCTCAGAACAGTTTACAAATTACTTTGAATCCTGAGTCAGCATGACCCTGAATCATGCATTTGTGTTCTTCATCTTGACTGTTAATTTAATGTAAACTTCTCAACACTACATAGAATAGTTAGTGTCAGTTCTAGTGACCTATTTATCAGATCTGAATGTGTCAGTGTAGTTACTACAGTCGCTACATAGGCCTTGTGACAACAAACTCCTTTTTTGACATGAGGTTTTATTACCTGCTTGGCTACCTGCCTAGTGCttagagcattggaccagtaaccgaaaggttgctagatcgaatcccgagctcacaaggtaaaaatctgtcgttctgcccctgaacaaggcagttaacccactgttcctaggccgtcattgaaaataagaatttgttcttaactgacttgcctagttaaataaaggtaaaacagaAGGGGAATGTGTCTAATTGTTCTTCATTGACCTACAGTGCcctcagaaattattcacaccccttgactttggCAGTCATGTGAATTCAACAAGAGATGTGTGTCCTTAAGGCTTAGGACAGCCAGGTCCTTGCTCATCTGAGGAGTCTTACTTGAGGAGTCGTACTGTAAAATGAACCAAGGCGATTAGCAACAATGTAAAACATCTACTTCTATTTAGATTTTATTATGAAATGAAACGATTACATAATTGACCATTGTTGATTATTGACTATTGATTTATGTTATGCTGTTATTATCATAGATATAGAACACTGATGTGGTAATCTCAATCATCTTCATTTTCCCCTTCATCACGTCATTACGTTCTACAAGGAATTATCAACAGTTAACAGAAGTTTTGAAATGAATGTTCACAGTAGATCTCTAACTGGATGGAACACATGCAGTAGATAGGGGTGTTGTAACAAGCGAAGCCACATGTGGAGGAGCTGGAAAGGCCAGACATTTCACAGTTCTAAATGTCAGACAGTTTCACATCAGAACCTGTAACAAGTCATTCAAAAGCGTTTCCCCAGCCTCACGTCAGTGTTTAAAAACACGTCCACACGAGGCTTTCTCCTCCCACATCCACTGTAATTCAACTCACTCAATCAAGAGTCCCTCCCCCTCTAAATGGCTGGGTAACCTGTCAGTCATGCTGCCTGGGACTAAATGTCAGGAGGAAGAACACGCATAACTCTGGGGTTAAGCTTGGCACGGGAGGACACGGCTATAGGGAAAGAAGATAAGCATGCAAACTTGAGCTTAAACACTGTGGGTATAAGTATCCCAAATCCAGATAAGAGACTGGAGTGTTTGACCAAGTTACAGTTAACTTCTCTGGAACAATGGAATAATACATATCACTTTACATTCACATTTTATCTCCAATTCATGCAATCTCAATATTAATATTTTTTATCCTCGTACATGCAAAGTTGATTCTTGTCCATATCCGGTGTCTGGCtcttcattagtccactgttggcacagtcccaaaatgttttgcttgtcagcagtcaagttttgaAGATATTgaactttcaagaagcaaagtgttattttccacatcatcatgatgatgcacAATATTGTGGGACTGtttcaacagtggactaatgaaaaaatACCAAAAGATGGTATTTCACTGAGAACAATGCAAATGAGGGGTCATTGTTCACTCCTTGAGACAGGTTAATGATCTACTGACAGGGAAGACAAGCCCGTGGCCAGCTGTTCTGTGTGCATATGACTAGGTATGTCAATGAACTAAACAAACTGAAATCATgacaggccgtcattgtaaatacgaatttgttcttaattgacctgcctgttaaaataaagatacaaaaaaaaagaaaataaaggACGAGCCAGGAAGTGACTCTAGCCTTACTATAACAAGGCCTTCACTGTCCAATACTTTGTCATCACCACTCCTTTACCACTGTCAGCATGAGAGAGAGCATCAGAGAGCATTACACTGCCCTATCCTAGTGTGGTACAGGACTAGGTCATAGTAATGCACCAGTGCTCATATTTCTTCACATGCAAAGTCTGTGCTCCTGAAAGACAACCAGCTCTGTTTTTACCTAAACAAATGCCATTGAAGGATTATAGGATTTACATTTCAATAACTGcgtggttgtgtgtctgtgtgtgtggttgtgtgtctgtgtgtgtggttgtgtgtctgtgtgtgtggttgtgtgtctgtgtgtgtgtggttgtgtgtctgtgtgtgtgtgtgtgtatatatgatcgtgtgtgcgcacgtgtgtgtgaggTGTCGGGGTTATTTATTGAATTTATACTTTTGCTTGATCTTTGTAAATATCAACTAGTCTGGTATTATTAAGCAGATTTATCAGTCACCTTCTCAAGCCTCTCAAATATTTTGACATACTTCTGTTTGGATTGAAGTGGAAAATTTGTCATAAGAAAATTAATCTTGACATTTCGGCTCAACTCGTTTTTCCAGTTAATTAGTGAGATTCTAATCTTACTCGAACAATTGAACCACAAATCTCCTGCTTTGAGTCCTTCAAATCCACCCCCTGTATATggctttgttgttgttctgtaattgttttgtgttacttttagattactataaaaaaaatctcacttcagtttatttagaaaatattttcttatctctatttcttgaactgaattgttggttaagggtttgcaagtaagcatttcacggtaaggtctacacctgttgtattcggcgcatgtgacaaatacaatttgatttgattcagagATATCATCCCCCTCTGTTCTTCCTCTAACGTTCCGATGTGTGATCCTCAGGTAGTAGCTGTGGTCATGGACCACCTTACAGACCTGCAGATCCTTCAGGACCTATTGGACGCAGCACAGAGACGAGTGGTGGCTGTGTACATCATACTGGAGGCTCGTGGTATGCCCCACTTCCTGGATATGTGCACTCGTTTACAGATCACTGCTCTGCATCTACGGGTAAGACAGGGATGCTTTGGCAGGCAGTAGGCAACAAACAAACAGGAACAAGTAATAGTTAGCGATGGTATTACCATGTCATTACCAGGTAAATAGCAGAGTGTCATGTAAACGGAAAGTGCAGCCACAACTTCTTGGCAGTAAAAAGCAGAATACTCCTCTGGCCTATTCTTTTATTATCATCCATATTGGCACACTGTCTATActggtgtaggatcttaatttgagccagtttgctacagtaggaaaataatcctgcagcaacaggagatgggaattattatgtggattataattcatgggcatttttgtagggattgatacatttttcaaaagggaaaatcaagtctgacatttcaaagtggaaattacaaacttcagaagcctctttaaacctcaaatacaccacAAGTTAAAAATGTTCTCCTGTAAcatggtgatcaaattaagatcctacatctgtagatgtTGATCTATGTAGACAGAAAGAAGCTTGTGCAGTAGATCTAGCCTATTTTATATGGAATGCTGGAtaacctagtgtgtgtgtgtgtgtggtgacagtTGATAAGCCTCTAAAAGGCCCTTCCAGTGTTGAGACTCTGTCATTGTTGTTTCATAGAAACTGCTGTTCATTGAGCCGAAAACAATCCAGTCCTGTGGAACTTGATCCTTGACCAAACAAGTGTTAACAGCATAGGGTAGCATCCTTCTGacgtgtctgtttctgtgtttatgTCTCGGACAGTCTTTTTCACTCTCTCCAACTCGCTCCCATTCCTTGCTCAGTAAATAGACCTGCCTCGACTGTATACTCAAGGGGTTTAACTCAACCCTTGCATCACCAGTTTCGGATTTGCTTACCATGAAAGTTTACTTTGGTCGTGGGTGGTAACAGCACAATTTCCCTTAGTGTTTGATATGATACTGTTCAGTACTTGGAAGTCTGATAGTCACTGACTCATGGTTTATACTGTAATAAGGGCACCTGTCTAACTCAGTATCTGTGTGACTCTTTCAGAACCTGCGTGTGCGAACGGTGAAAGGTTCTGGGCTGGCCCTGTCATTTGGCAGGCTGCCCGGCTCTCTGTGCTCCAAATACATGCTGGTGGACGGAGAAAAGGTTATGTTTGGCTCTTACAGGTCAGTCATTTTCTCAGTCATACACTTCCACTCACATTCATTCAGCCAGAGCAAACATGATTTGACCTACTCTTTGAGCTTTGAGTCTGTGTCTCACTCTCTtgttctgtcatctccagctTCACATGGAGCTCCTCTAGGATGGACAGGAACACCATCACAGTAATGTCTGGGCAGGTGGTGGACTTCTTCGACAATGACTTCAGGGAAATGTATGCTGTATCTGAGAATGTGGACCTTTACAAGGAGTTCCACATTACCAAGCCTCCCATGCCTGCGCCGGTACGGAAGGTGGTGGTCCCCAAGCCCCTGTTGATGTCCACCTCCCGTTTCCAGGTGTCTCTAGGGGACTCTCGGGGGCAGGCTGACCAGAGGGTGCCTGCACATAAATACCACAACCCTAAGTATTCTCTGGTGGTGGGGAACAGTCTCGGGCTCACTGGGTCCTTACAGGACCTCTCCACACTCAGAGACTCACTGGGCGGTGGACTCGAACGGAACGGACTGTCGACGCTACTCCATGCCAAAGGGGGCAGTAGTGTGGAACTGGACAAGGTCACTGCGAAGACCCCCAGTTCTCctgtggaggatgaggaggatgggaAGGGAGGTTCGCAGAAGCGCCAGGCCTTAGGTGGAAAGAAACAACGCAGTTCTTTCAGGCTCTTCCTGAAAGGCAGAGGATCCAATCACAACAGTGAGACTATAGAGGAGGATGGGGCCACTCCTTCAAACCCCTCTTCCACTCCTTCAAACCCCTCCCCTAGCCGCCCAACTCCCTCCCCTACCCACCCAACCCCCTCCCTTACCCACCGAACCCCCTCCCCTACACGCCCAAACCCCTCCCCTACCCACCCAACCCCCTCCCTTACCCACCCAACCCCCTCCCCTCGCAACCCAAACCCCTCCCCTACCCACTCAACACCCTCCCCTACCCACTCACTACCCTCCCCTACCCGCCCAAACCCCTCCCCGACCCGCCAAAACCCCTCCTCTACCCGCAAAGTCTCAGAGCCGAATAGCACTGCCACTGAGGACTCATTTGAGATTGTAGAGAAACCGTCCCTGTTGAAATTTAAGAACAAAAAGCCTTCAAAACTGCCTCAAAGAAGTATGTCTCTAATGACCCTCAACAAAGGAGAGGATGACGGTATGTTGTTATATTCTACCATTTGTGGTTTTCATTTGGAGTTGTTGTTTGTTGGCTCATCCATTCTTTTCTCCTTTCCCTCTAGGAAAGGGACACCAGAAGCCTTCCAAGAGGAACTGCATTCAGTCctgagatgaagagagggaggacaggatcagctgggagagacagagacagaggacatttGAAGTAATTGCCAGTATCAGATGCAGTATTAGATGGAGTATAGTAATGACATTCCATGGCAGGAGTATAGTAATGGCATGCCATGGCAGGAGTATAGTAATGACATGTCGTGGCAGGAGTATAGTGATGTCATGCCATGGCAGGAGTTTAGTGACTTCATGCCATGGCAGGAGTATAGTGATTACATGTCATGGCAGGAGTATAGTAATGACATGTCATGGCAGGAGTATAGTGATTACATGTCATGGCAGGAGTATAGTAATGACATGGCATGGCAGGAGTATAGTAATGACATGTCATGGCAGGAGTATAGTAATGACATGTCATGGCAGGGGTATAGTAATTGCATGTCATGGCAGGAGTATAGTAATGACATGTCATGGCAGGAGTATAGTAATGACATGCCATGGCAGGAGTATAGTGATTTCATGCCATGCCAGGAGTATAGTAATGACATGTCATGGCAGGAGTATAGTAATGACATGTCATGGCAGGAGTATAGTAATTGCATGTCATGGCAGGAGTATAGTAATTGCATGTCATGGCAGGAGTATAGTAATGACATGTCATGGCAGgagtatagtaatgtcatggCAGGGGTATAGTAATTGCATGCCATGGCAGGAGTATAGTAATTGCATGTCATGGCAGGAGTATAGTAATGACATGCCATGGCAGGAGTATAGTGATTACATGTCATGGCAGGAGTATAGTAATGACATGTCATGGCAGGAGTATAGTGAGTACATGTCATGGCAGGAGTATAGTAATGACATGTCATGACAGGAGTATAGTAATGACATGTCATGGCAGGGGTATAGTAATTGCATGTCATGGCAGGAGTATAGTAATGACATGTCATGGCAGgagtatagtaatgtcatggCAGGGGTATAGTAATTGCATGCCATGGCAGGAGTATAGTAATTGCATGTCATGGCAGGAGTATAGTAATGACATGCTATGGCAGGAGTATAGCGAGTACATGTCATGGCAGGAGTATAGTGATTACATGTCATGGCATGAGTATAGTAATGACATGTCATGGCAGGAGTATAGTAATGACATGTCATGGCAGGAGTATAGTGATTACATGGCATGGCAGGAGTATAGTGATTAAATGTCATGGCAGGAGTATAGTAATGCCATGTCATGGCAGGAGTATAGTGATTACATATCATTGCAGGAGTATGGTGATTAGATTTCATGGCAGGAGTATAGTGATTACATGTCATGGCAGGAGTATAGTAATGACATGGCATGGCAGGAGTATAGTGATTACATGTCATGGCAGGAGTATAGTGATTACATGTCATGGCAGACGTATAGTGATGACATGTCATGGCAGGAGTATAGTAATTGCATATCATGGCAGGAGTGTAGTAATGACATGCCATGGCAGGAGTATAGTGATTAAATGTCATGGCAGGAGTAGAGTAATGACATGTCATGGCAGGAGTATAGTGATTAAATGTCATGGCAGGAGTAGAGTAATGACATGTCATG
Coding sequences within it:
- the LOC120044060 gene encoding protein FAM83F-like, which encodes MAESQLLCMDEDHVNEKIPESKAEFYYCEEQRAALEQLLKNGDGAFKMRLKEDNVRDFLSAREIKWIRKTFDEYDSDSESEKGEYEKAQDSNADSGVHSTYWPQMSDTDVPPLDIGWPGSTSFYKGVTRVSVHTHPPKNKGPHIKEVVRRLIQESNKVVAVVMDHLTDLQILQDLLDAAQRRVVAVYIILEARGMPHFLDMCTRLQITALHLRNLRVRTVKGSGLALSFGRLPGSLCSKYMLVDGEKVMFGSYSFTWSSSRMDRNTITVMSGQVVDFFDNDFREMYAVSENVDLYKEFHITKPPMPAPVRKVVVPKPLLMSTSRFQVSLGDSRGQADQRVPAHKYHNPKYSLVVGNSLGLTGSLQDLSTLRDSLGGGLERNGLSTLLHAKGGSSVELDKVTAKTPSSPVEDEEDGKGGSQKRQALGGKKQRSSFRLFLKGRGSNHNSETIEEDGATPSNPSSTPSNPSPSRPTPSPTHPTPSLTHRTPSPTRPNPSPTHPTPSLTHPTPSPRNPNPSPTHSTPSPTHSLPSPTRPNPSPTRQNPSSTRKVSEPNSTATEDSFEIVEKPSLLKFKNKKPSKLPQRSMSLMTLNKGEDDGKGHQKPSKRNCIQS